The Pseudomonas nunensis genome includes the window CTGCTCGACGATCAAGGCAACGTGCGCGGCATGCGGTTCGCCCGCACAACCATGGTCGAAGGTCGTCTGCAAACCACCGGGCAAACCTTCGAACTGGCCGCCGATGCGATCTTCAAAGCCATCGGCCAGACCTTCGACGGCAGCGCCCTCGCCGACCCGTTGGCGCGTGAACTCAAGCGCCAAGGTGATCGAATCCAGGTGGACGACAACCTGCGCACCAGCATCCCCGGCGTGTATGCCGGCGGCGACTGCACCAGCCTCGATCAGGACCTCACCGTGCAAGCGGTGCAACACGGCAAACTCGCCGCAGAAGTGATCAACATCCAACTCATGCTCAACGTGGAGGCTGCGTAAATGGCCGATCTCTCGATTGTCTTCGCCGGCATCAAAGCCCCCAATCCGTTCTGGCTGGCCTCCGCGCCACCGACCGACAAAGCCTACAACGTGGTCCGCGCCTTCGAGGCTGGCTGGGGTGGCGTGGTCTGGAAAACCCTGGGTGAAGACCCGGCGGCGGTCAACGTCTCGTCGCGCTACTCGGCGCACTTTGGCGCGAACCGCGAAGTGATGGGCATCAACAACATCGAGTTGATTACCGACCGCTCGCTGGAGATCAATCTGCGGGAAATCACCCAGGTCAAAAAGGACTGGCCGGACCGTGCGTTGATCGTGTCGCTGATGGTGCCGTGTGTCGAAGAGTCGTGGAAATTCATCCTGCCGCTGGTGGAGGCCACTGGTGCCGACGGTATCGAACTGAACTTCGGCTGCCCCCACGGCATGCCTGAACGTGGCATGGGCGCGGCGGTCGGCCAAGTGCCGGAATACGTCGAACAGGTCACTCGCTGGTGCAAGACCTATTGCTCGCTGCCGGTGATCGTCAAGCTCACGCCGAACATCACTGACATCCGTGTCGCCGCCCGTGCGGCCCACCGTGGCGGCGCGGATGCGGTGTCGCTGATCAATACGATCAACTCGATCACCAGCGTCAACCTGGAACAAATGGTCGCCATCCCCACCGTCGGCCACCAAAGCACCCACGGCGGTT containing:
- the preA gene encoding NAD-dependent dihydropyrimidine dehydrogenase subunit PreA yields the protein MADLSIVFAGIKAPNPFWLASAPPTDKAYNVVRAFEAGWGGVVWKTLGEDPAAVNVSSRYSAHFGANREVMGINNIELITDRSLEINLREITQVKKDWPDRALIVSLMVPCVEESWKFILPLVEATGADGIELNFGCPHGMPERGMGAAVGQVPEYVEQVTRWCKTYCSLPVIVKLTPNITDIRVAARAAHRGGADAVSLINTINSITSVNLEQMVAIPTVGHQSTHGGYCGSAVKPIALNMVAEIARDPQTQGLPICGIGGIGSWRDAAEFIALGSGAVQVCTAAMLHGFRIVDEMKDGLSRWMDSQGYASISEFSGRAVGNTTDWKYLDINYQVIAKIDQEACIGCGRCHIACEDTSHQAVASIKQADGTHKYEVIDDECVGCNLCQITCPVEDCIEMVPMDTGKPFLDWNHDPRNPYHVAV